The Antechinus flavipes isolate AdamAnt ecotype Samford, QLD, Australia chromosome 4, AdamAnt_v2, whole genome shotgun sequence genomic interval taaaaaaacctttaaaatgtttgaaaatatgtTCAATGTGCCATACCCCTAGATTGCGTAGCTCTTGGTAAAAGTGGAACTGGGGTagtattcttatatttcttctttggagttATGGAAGACAAAATTCACTTCTGATTGTTTTGTGGTCCTTTCTACTTATATCACTGTAGCCAATGGGTATACCGTtttctttccaggcttctctgtagTCATCACATATATCATTTCTCATAGCTCAGTAATAGCccattgcatttattttgtttagccAGTGCCCACTTTTTGAAGACTAACATCatcttctcttttaagatttacaTAGAAACATTTCATGAACCTCCTCTCTTCACTAGAAGCTTCCTTttcactttgcatatatttcagACTTATTCTGTTTTGGAGATTACTTGCTTGACACTGTACTCTTAAAATAAACTGGGCAATTCAGCCATTGTTCTGAGTTAATGGAAGTAAGTTAGACTATTTTAAGTGTCTGATGTGGGGGTCTTGATTCTCGTTTGGGCTCAGAAGCTAGCTTGTGATACTGCCATTTGTTGTCCTTGCTcacttttcatttcccttcttatttcaGGATTGGCAGGAGATTGTGTCTTTGTATGAGAAGGACAGTACTTATCTAGGTAAGGTGACTCAACCCAGACTAACGGTAGAaaagtagactcccaaatgttTCCTAAAACTTCCATGAATTCTTAAGTTGGAAACCTGAGCTGTGGGTATTTGGAGGTAGAAGAAACCTTACAAAAGTTTTAATGTGCTTGCTATATTAGTAGGGAGATGCTATAGATTTAGCATTTTAGTGAAACATTTGATAGAGTTTTGGACAAGATGATAGTACAGTTAGGGGGATTTGGATAaagaatataatagaacataactgagttgtaagaaatgatgaaaagaagacAATGCACAGTGACTATAGTGATTTAAATGAGAAGAACCACAAAACTATCAAAAGTGAATTTTgcaaataactatggatatgtatacatatattgtatttaacatatactttaatatatttaacatgtattggtctacctgccatctaggggagggggtgggaggaaggtgggaaaaagttggaacaaaaggttttgcaaggatcaatactgaaaaattacccatgcatatatcttgtaaataaaaagctataataataaaaataaataaataaaaagcgaATTTTGCAGAATTACAAAGAGCAAATGATTACACTCAAAGAATGGTTCCTTGTCAGCCTGAAAAGAAATTTCTAATGATCTATCCCTAGCCCCATCCTATTTAACATTTTACAATGTAAAGACAGATGGCATACATATCAGATTTTACAGACAATTCTGAGCTGCTACCAGAAGCTAACACATAAGGGTCCAAGAAACTCTTGATACTCTCTAGGATGTTATAtggaatctaataagatgaactTTAATAAGAATGAATATAAAGTCTTTACTTGAATTCCAAAATCATCTTCCCAGatacaaaatagaacaaaacatgGCTTGATGGCAGGTCATGTGAGAAAGTTCTGGGGAGATAGTGGACTGAACATAAATCTGCAATGTGGGATCTCCTAAAGCTAATTCAGCCCTAGACTTTGTTAAGAGAGTCAGAGTGTTTAGGACTTGAAAGGGATTGTCTTTTGTACTAAATTATTGTTTTCAAGCCTGGGAGCCATCTTTTAAGAAAGATGTTAAAACCGTTTGGGATTTGACCAGAGGAGCTTTGGTGAAGGACCTTAAGATCATTTCATATGAAGATTGGTTGAAAGCATTTGGGCTAtttaacttggagaagaaaagCTTAGGGGATATGTGACAAAATCTGGAGGGCTATTGTGGAGAAAGGAGTTAGATTTTGTTCTGGCTGCCTATAGAAGGTAGAGCTGTGAGCATTGGGAGGAAGTTATAGTGAGACAAATTTTGGCTTtatgtaaaaagaaagattttaacaaGTAGAACTATTTTAAAATGGAGTTTGTTGCTTTGAAGACTGGATGTCCATTTAATGTGTTTTAGAAGAGTTCTTATTGAGTTAAAGATTAGACAGCTAGGCTTTGAGATCCTTGTCAGCATTGAGATTCTGTCTTTATTATCTGATTGTATTTATAAAGATGATCAGAATCCATGGGGGAGGTTGATCTTATGCTCAGGAAGTACCCCCTCTGTCCATAGTCCTTGTCTGGGTGCACATCATATGAATGCCTTCACCCACCAGCTGCTAAGCTTGGAGGGCAGCGCGggccctttccccctctccatcATCTAGAATGATGTCTTGTTTACTCCATGGGGAATCCTAATTTAAGCTCTGACCTGGTTTTCgtgcctccttttccctccctagTGGAAATCTCCAGCCTCCTGGTACGAAATGTCAGCTATGAGATACCTTCCCTGAAGAAGCAGATCGCCAAGTGCCAGCAACTGCAGCAGGAGTACAGCCGCAAGGAGGAAGAGTGCCAGCTGGGAGCTGCAGAGATGAAGGAGCGTTTCTACAACTCCTGCAAACAGTACGGCATCACTGTGAGTGACTGTGGGCACCGAGGCCTTCTACCTCACTCTTTAGCCAGAGTTGGTGAAGAATATTGGATGACAGACTGTTCCAGCTCTCCAAGTCCTGGGCTCTATTTGAGAAAGATTTCCTCTCTAGTCGACTTTACATGCTATTTCTGACCCATCTCACTAGACTCTGGTGCCCATTAAGCTTAGACTTTCCACTATTCCTATAGTAGTTCGTGTCTCCTACTTTATCTCCAGGGAGACAGCGTCCGAAGAGAGTTGCTGGCATTGGTGAAGGATTTGCCAAGTTTGTTGACTGATATTGGGGCCAGAGTTGAGTCATTGTGGGAAGCTATCGAGCTCTACCAGGCCTGTGTGGGGTTTGTGTGTGAGAGGTAAATAGAGGGCCTTTTTACCTTTCTTACAtttcaacaaatgcttattaagtgcttactgtttaCAGAGTACTGTGTATCTctgggagagagatagaaagtttAGATACATATATTAGATAAGATATAGTGATGGCCCTCATGATCTAATAGCTAGTAGGAGAATATGATGTATACAGAATGTGCCATACTTGCCACTGTGGTCAGATTAGAAAGCTGATACAAATTAATATGTGGAAAGTATGTGCATATTTGGGGTGATGAGGGGGAACATATTGCCAACattggaaatcaggaaaggtAGCATTTTAGCTGGATTTTGAAAGAAAGATGAATACATATTCTTCAAGAGGAAGAGAGTGAAGGAAGATTTTTTCGAGGCAATAAGGAAAAGTGCAAGTAAAGGTACAGAATATATTGAGTAATCTGCTTTGGCTGAAAAGTAAAGCCTGTAAAGGGAAATAGTATGAGAAACAGGAGGGAGGAGTTCATTTTCCCTGGTTGTCACCTCTTCTTTTCGCATAACACTTgggttttctgtttctttcccccATATTTAGCAAAGAAAACAACTAGCTGTATAGCCCTTTCCACTAAAGAAAGGTGGTTCCCTAGATAGTGTAGGTGGGGAAAAGTAATGACTTGTGCATTGAAGCCCCACTGAGCAGGTAGTGCCAATGCTGAGACATGTGCAAAAGCGAGGAAACACGACCGTGTACGAGTGGAGGATGGGCACAGAGCCCACAGTGGTTGAGCGGCCATGTCTGGAGGAGCCCCCTGAGCAGGTGGCAGACGATGCGGTAAGCTTGGCTTTGGTATGAAGGTTCCCATCCCAAAAGGGAGCCATTACTCTTCTGCCTATACCAGTAGCTCAATCTATACAGCCCATTTTTAGTTTCCCCAAATGAGATGGGCTTTGGGAGAACAGATCAGAGAGGCTATATTGGCCCTGTTTTCTGGTCTAGCTCTTGAGCAGCTACACTGGAGGGGTAGCAGCTTAATAAGGAACCTAGTCTGGAGAACTGTTTTGGACCCAGCTATCCAGCTTTATACTATGCTGTCTGACCTATTTAGAGGTCACACCAACAGAGTTAGCTGTTTTAGGTCTGAGCAGAAATCCAATAAAAAGGAATGGGAAAACAGGTTCATCTCACTCACTTCCTTTTGTATTtcctctccattttccagattgaTTGGGGTAACTTTGCGATAGAGTCGACTTCGGAAGGGATTAGCTATGGCATCTCTGCTGAGACAGATGAAATTGACTGGGGAATCTCATTGGAGTCTGATTCAAAGGTTAGGTTTCTGAGCTTGAGAAGTGCCTTCTCATGGTGATATCTGTGATACCTTACTTAAACCATAAGGAAAGACccctacttttaaaaatgttccacTTAATATGTCCTTGACTTGAGGGTATCATGTAATCCAGAACAcaccaactttttaaaaatgacactatcaattctaattcttttcttctgttgTCTGGGAATCAGGGCATATTGTGTTAGGTTTGAATATACAGGCCTGGGAGGGACAAGAAGTTCTGGTTGTGGGTTGGGTACTGAAATGTGGGTGAACAAGTGAGAAGAGAGTCTTCTTAATGTTGTTAAGTCACAGAGATCAATTTTTTACATTAAGTTTCTTAGGACAAGCAATTTCCTCCCTTATATGAGGGATAATtttgaaaggaaggagagaggatagTAGATAACTTGTGAAGACATTGGGATGTGAGGTTGGAGAAATCCAGAGGCATGATACCCATGGCTTCAAGTACCAACTTTACCAACATGTCCTAGGTTGTTGAGTCCTATTGTTGTCTAAGTTCAatattgttgaatttttaaagataattaaagTCAGGTATTTGGGCCATcctagttcttttcttctttttcctggtATGTAAACTTTTTATTCTGTGGCGGAAATTTTCCTGAACCTGCATCTTACTGGGATTTTTTGGTCTACTTGTAGGAAACTGGTAATGAAGGAATAAATTGGGGAGATGGAGATGCTGGTCCCTTACAAATAACAGTACTAGAAGCAGGAACCCAGGGTAAATATTCTTCATTTCATGCTGTTCAGCCTAAAGACAGCTTGCAAGCTTGTGTGGGATCAAGTTCTAGGTCTGCAAAGAAATATACAGCAGGGTTTGAGACTCTGCACGTTTTGGTTGTACATTCTTGTGGGAAGAGGGGATGGTTGTGAAAAAGGGTTTGAAATTATGCCCAGGCACACTTGGATTTCTCATTCCCAAGGGCCCTTTGGGACTCAACTGTGTCCTCTTGAAAACTGGTCTTTGCCAAAGTTGTTCCAGGAGTCACGGGGCTGTGAAGTCAATCCCTAGCTAGCAAGTGGCCTGGAAGGGTCAGAAGCAGTGTAGTAATGAGAGTCTGACACTAGAGGGCACTGTAGTATGAAACTTGGTCTGGCTTCTTACCTGTGTTATTGAGGAGCTTAGACCCTTTGTTGCAAAGTCCAAAATTTATGTTCATTCCAGATCTGCTTCTGTAACTTTCCATGGCTCAGCCAGGTGGTCACTGGTCTCACACCCACAAGGACTGAGACCACCTGGGGGGTTGTGCCTTCTCCTTTGGTtcaggagatgggggaagggttGTTGCTTTGGTGGAGAAAGGCTGTCCTCACCAATCCTGGGAGTGCTCAGGGCTTCATGCTTATGAGGCTTTCTTTCTTGCTCTGGCACTCAGATCTCCTTATATGTTCTGCcttattgtcttatttttcttctggcAGCTCCAGAAGGTGTTGCAAGGGGTCCTGATGCTCTGACTCTTCTTGAATACCCTGAAACCCGGAATCAGTTTGTTGATGAACTCATGGAGGTACCGGGAATTCTGAGAATTAGGGGAAAGGAGCAGGATGGA includes:
- the CDK5RAP3 gene encoding CDK5 regulatory subunit-associated protein 3 isoform X2, translated to MPESEEIAQLLSGSYIHYFHCLRIVDLLKGTEASTKNIFGRYSSQRMKDWQEIVSLYEKDSTYLVEISSLLVRNVSYEIPSLKKQIAKCQQLQQEYSRKEEECQLGAAEMKERFYNSCKQYGITGDSVRRELLALVKDLPSLLTDIGARVESLWEAIELYQACVGFVCESPTEQVVPMLRHVQKRGNTTVYEWRMGTEPTVVERPCLEEPPEQVADDAIDWGNFAIESTSEGISYGISAETDEIDWGISLESDSKETGNEGINWGDGDAGPLQITVLEAGTQAPEGVARGPDALTLLEYPETRNQFVDELMELEIFLSQRALEMSEEADILSVSQFQLAPPILQGQTKAKVVVMVSVLQDLIGQLTNLRMQHLFMILASPRYVDRVTDLLRQKLKQSELLALKKELMIQKRQEALEEQASLEPKLDLLIEKTKELQKLIEADISKRYNGRPVNLMGTFL
- the CDK5RAP3 gene encoding CDK5 regulatory subunit-associated protein 3 isoform X1, with translation MQDHQHVPIDIQTSKLLDWLVDRRHCNLKWQSLVLTIREKINAAIQDMPESEEIAQLLSGSYIHYFHCLRIVDLLKGTEASTKNIFGRYSSQRMKDWQEIVSLYEKDSTYLVEISSLLVRNVSYEIPSLKKQIAKCQQLQQEYSRKEEECQLGAAEMKERFYNSCKQYGITGDSVRRELLALVKDLPSLLTDIGARVESLWEAIELYQACVGFVCESPTEQVVPMLRHVQKRGNTTVYEWRMGTEPTVVERPCLEEPPEQVADDAIDWGNFAIESTSEGISYGISAETDEIDWGISLESDSKETGNEGINWGDGDAGPLQITVLEAGTQAPEGVARGPDALTLLEYPETRNQFVDELMELEIFLSQRALEMSEEADILSVSQFQLAPPILQGQTKAKVVVMVSVLQDLIGQLTNLRMQHLFMILASPRYVDRVTDLLRQKLKQSELLALKKELMIQKRQEALEEQASLEPKLDLLIEKTKELQKLIEADISKRYNGRPVNLMGTFL